One genomic region from Flagellimonas oceani encodes:
- a CDS encoding precorrin-2 dehydrogenase/sirohydrochlorin ferrochelatase family protein: protein MERNELYPVFLKVNNLNVLIVGGGNVGLEKLTFLLKSSPNAQVQMVAPEFLSDTLELAEKHNVEITKDVYQEKYLEGKHMVVACTDKPEVNEQVYHDCRKLSKLVNVADNPPFCDFYMGGIVTKGNVKVAISTNGQSPTTAKRLRQFFEDVLPENIDDLVKNLNEYRKTLKGDFEQKVEALNEFTKGLVNKKD, encoded by the coding sequence ATGGAAAGGAATGAGCTGTATCCTGTTTTTTTGAAGGTAAACAACCTGAATGTACTTATAGTGGGAGGTGGAAATGTTGGGTTGGAAAAACTGACTTTTTTATTAAAATCGAGCCCCAATGCACAAGTGCAGATGGTTGCTCCGGAGTTTTTATCGGACACGTTGGAGCTGGCAGAAAAGCACAATGTGGAAATTACAAAGGATGTTTATCAAGAAAAATATTTGGAAGGCAAGCACATGGTTGTGGCCTGCACGGACAAACCCGAAGTGAACGAGCAAGTGTACCACGATTGTAGAAAGCTCAGCAAATTGGTAAATGTAGCGGATAATCCACCGTTTTGTGATTTTTATATGGGCGGTATCGTAACGAAGGGGAACGTAAAAGTTGCCATTTCCACCAACGGACAATCCCCGACAACGGCAAAAAGATTGCGTCAATTTTTTGAGGACGTGCTTCCTGAAAACATTGATGATCTGGTCAAGAACTTGAACGAATACCGAAAAACCTTAAAGGGCGATTTTGAGCAAAAGGTCGAGGCCTTGAACGAGTTTACCAAAGGCTTGGTGAACAAAAAAGATTGA
- a CDS encoding LytR/AlgR family response regulator transcription factor — protein sequence MILKAVIIEDEKHSRETLKSMLEEFCKEVQVIAMAGSVDEAVKVLSIYSPDIVFLDIELQSGVGFDVLNQIKDPNFEVVFTTAFEKYAIKAIKFSSLDYLLKPIDLDELQQAVEKARNRMDTNVYREQLDTLMQSISRGKVRPEKICLATTAGMEFIAIDDIVACKADGSYTCFMLEDESIFLVSKHLKEYEMLLSEHNFMRVHNSFLINLKKVKKYVKSDGGHLIMSNEMQVNISPRKRDDLIEAMKRL from the coding sequence ATGATTTTAAAAGCAGTAATAATCGAAGACGAGAAACACAGCAGGGAGACCCTTAAATCCATGTTGGAGGAATTTTGCAAGGAGGTACAAGTCATTGCAATGGCAGGATCGGTAGATGAGGCTGTAAAAGTTCTTTCCATATACAGTCCGGACATAGTGTTTTTGGATATAGAGCTACAATCCGGTGTAGGGTTCGATGTTCTAAACCAAATAAAAGACCCGAACTTTGAAGTTGTTTTCACCACTGCATTTGAAAAATATGCCATCAAGGCCATTAAATTCAGTTCCTTGGATTATTTATTGAAACCCATAGACCTGGACGAACTCCAGCAAGCGGTGGAAAAAGCGAGAAACCGTATGGACACCAATGTTTATAGAGAGCAGCTGGACACATTGATGCAAAGCATTTCCCGTGGAAAAGTGCGCCCAGAAAAAATATGCTTGGCCACCACCGCCGGAATGGAGTTTATTGCCATTGATGACATAGTGGCCTGCAAAGCGGACGGTTCTTACACTTGTTTTATGTTGGAGGATGAAAGTATTTTTTTAGTGAGCAAGCACTTAAAGGAATATGAAATGCTCCTTTCCGAACACAACTTTATGCGGGTGCACAATAGCTTCCTTATCAATTTGAAAAAGGTGAAAAAATATGTCAAATCGGATGGAGGCCACCTTATCATGAGCAACGAGATGCAGGTGAATATTTCACCAAGAAAAAGAGATGATTTGATAGAGGCGATGAAACGTTTATAA
- a CDS encoding dienelactone hydrolase family protein — MSKLFIKLSLFLSVSSIFFISCSEDEGGSTPFTNAPEVIMAQSTLDTIIYVQIQQDKIPIYLSIPKGCDNENYPAVVVMHGSGGMWSNDDPTTGKMSGQNRDWREIFDNNCIVGAFVDSYSGRNVKERTGKWTDAPDNFRISSQFVRPKDANMALEVLKNLKLDNGKPLVRPNDIALLGFSDGASALAATLYDTGSTPSDWEWTQSFDGNKYDASSGVQPPQPKPENGFAGGVFYYGGSSGYGYWGPGPCNENALEENIYRPYAPILYQVPSKGYLTENTLCMVDLLEEKGVPLKLHIYEGVGHGFDTEGKDQSELARTNAINWLKTLLHITK, encoded by the coding sequence ATGTCAAAATTATTTATTAAACTTAGCCTATTTTTGTCCGTATCGTCTATATTTTTTATCTCCTGCAGCGAGGATGAAGGTGGATCTACCCCCTTTACAAATGCTCCGGAAGTGATAATGGCGCAATCTACGTTGGACACGATTATCTATGTCCAGATACAACAGGACAAAATCCCTATTTACCTTTCAATACCTAAGGGCTGTGATAATGAAAATTATCCTGCGGTAGTAGTAATGCATGGTTCTGGTGGAATGTGGTCGAACGATGACCCAACTACCGGAAAAATGTCCGGTCAAAATCGTGATTGGCGGGAAATATTCGACAATAACTGTATTGTCGGTGCTTTTGTTGACAGTTACTCGGGAAGGAATGTCAAGGAGAGAACTGGAAAATGGACAGACGCTCCGGACAACTTCAGGATCAGTTCTCAATTTGTTCGCCCCAAAGATGCCAACATGGCCTTAGAGGTACTCAAAAACTTAAAACTAGATAATGGCAAGCCATTGGTAAGACCAAATGACATTGCATTACTTGGTTTTTCCGATGGAGCCAGTGCGCTGGCCGCAACACTCTATGATACCGGTTCAACTCCCTCCGATTGGGAATGGACACAAAGTTTTGACGGGAACAAATATGATGCCTCATCGGGAGTTCAGCCACCTCAACCCAAACCGGAAAATGGTTTTGCCGGAGGGGTTTTCTACTATGGAGGATCCTCGGGATATGGTTATTGGGGACCAGGACCTTGTAATGAAAATGCACTTGAAGAAAATATATACCGGCCCTATGCCCCCATTTTGTATCAGGTTCCCTCAAAGGGATACCTAACTGAAAATACATTGTGCATGGTAGATTTATTGGAAGAAAAAGGTGTTCCGCTAAAACTCCATATTTATGAAGGTGTTGGTCATGGCTTTGATACAGAAGGTAAAGACCAAAGTGAATTGGCGAGAACAAACGCCATTAATTGGTTAAAAACATTATTGCACATTACGAAATAA
- a CDS encoding type IX secretion system membrane protein PorP/SprF — protein MKRVVVFLIFTNLFLVKGQELTIPQLSQYLSDNPFVMSPSYAGIGDYVKVRMNGVTQWVGIKDAPDTQSLSADVRLGNRSGIGMVIYNDSNGETKQRGGKVSFAHHLTLNKYDDQYFSFALSFNLNQFRIDIENFDPNNDPAVINDRSSSNPNFDVGTLYRRGGFYLSVNAANILNKEFEKFNPIFEPNTLRNYYLYSGYKFRKNSRTDFEIEPSVFFQYFESDGRSITDINTKFKWYDYLNYYYAGITYRFLNDQFGSPLYIAPVIGLKKGDFYFGYSYQIIMNEILGYSKGTHVLTLGIDLFQGVSNCSCTY, from the coding sequence ATGAAGAGAGTTGTAGTTTTCTTAATATTCACAAACCTGTTCCTTGTAAAAGGACAAGAGCTGACCATTCCGCAATTGTCCCAATACTTGTCCGACAACCCTTTTGTGATGTCCCCTTCCTATGCAGGAATTGGTGATTATGTAAAAGTACGGATGAACGGGGTTACCCAATGGGTAGGTATTAAGGATGCCCCGGATACCCAATCGTTATCGGCAGATGTACGATTGGGGAACCGTTCCGGTATTGGAATGGTGATATATAACGATTCGAATGGTGAAACAAAACAACGAGGAGGCAAGGTTTCCTTTGCACATCACCTTACCCTTAATAAATATGATGACCAATATTTCTCCTTTGCCCTGTCCTTTAATTTGAACCAATTTAGGATAGATATTGAAAACTTTGACCCTAACAACGACCCTGCCGTTATTAACGACCGGTCATCCAGCAATCCAAATTTTGATGTGGGCACACTGTACAGACGCGGTGGATTTTATCTCAGTGTGAACGCCGCTAACATTCTTAACAAGGAATTTGAAAAGTTCAACCCAATTTTTGAACCTAATACCCTACGCAATTATTATCTGTATTCCGGATATAAATTCAGAAAGAACTCAAGAACTGATTTTGAGATAGAACCTTCAGTTTTCTTCCAATATTTTGAAAGTGACGGAAGGTCCATAACGGATATCAATACCAAGTTCAAATGGTATGATTATCTGAATTACTATTATGCGGGGATAACCTACAGATTTTTGAACGACCAATTTGGCTCTCCCCTATATATAGCTCCCGTTATTGGCCTCAAAAAAGGAGACTTCTACTTTGGATACTCTTATCAGATAATTATGAATGAGATACTGGGCTACTCGAAAGGTACCCATGTTTTGACCTTGGGCATCGATTTGTTCCAAGGAGTTTCTAACTGTTCGTGCACTTATTAA
- a CDS encoding T9SS type B sorting domain-containing protein, giving the protein MGAGGVITGGTNGVDYTITAENTDNCTAVSAPFTFDAGTQLGFSVTTNVQDETCLESDNGSVSVEIGDAVLPVTVQLNNLEPVVFNTNSFSIEDLSPGNYQMNVIDNTGCQTNTNFEIKPGGPDLGGTVDVMYLCEDNLPSNTIEVTLFDPSISNDVLYAMDSNNPDDFVLTPDFGNLSSGSHSLYIMHNNGCLAEIPFEVENFDPLELSLSSEYINQITANVTGGNAPYTYYFDENSGTSSNTYTITRSGSFTIRVVDSYGCEAIKSITMNLVEITIPDFFTPNGDGENDFWSPKNSELFPDIQTHIFDRYGREIQILGTSDAWDGEYDSNPMPSGDYWYIARLNDGSGREFVGHFTLYR; this is encoded by the coding sequence GTGGGCGCGGGAGGGGTCATCACAGGCGGCACCAACGGGGTCGACTACACCATCACCGCGGAGAACACGGACAACTGCACCGCAGTTTCCGCTCCCTTCACATTCGACGCAGGCACACAGCTTGGATTTAGCGTTACTACCAATGTTCAGGATGAAACATGTTTGGAAAGCGACAATGGTTCTGTTTCCGTAGAAATTGGAGACGCTGTTTTACCTGTTACGGTTCAGCTTAACAATTTGGAGCCCGTAGTTTTCAATACCAATTCTTTCTCCATTGAGGATTTGTCTCCTGGGAATTATCAAATGAATGTAATTGACAACACGGGTTGCCAAACCAATACAAATTTTGAAATTAAACCGGGCGGGCCAGACCTTGGTGGCACAGTAGATGTCATGTATTTGTGTGAGGACAACTTACCATCAAATACAATCGAGGTAACATTATTCGATCCATCAATCAGTAATGATGTGCTTTATGCGATGGACTCTAACAATCCAGATGACTTCGTATTAACTCCAGATTTTGGAAACCTTAGTTCTGGCAGTCATAGTCTTTACATTATGCACAACAATGGTTGCTTGGCAGAGATTCCCTTTGAAGTTGAAAACTTTGACCCATTGGAGCTGTCGCTAAGCAGTGAGTATATAAATCAAATCACTGCAAATGTTACAGGCGGAAATGCCCCTTACACCTATTACTTTGATGAGAATAGCGGAACCAGCTCCAACACTTACACAATCACGAGAAGTGGCAGTTTTACCATAAGGGTCGTTGACAGCTATGGTTGTGAGGCAATAAAGAGTATCACAATGAACTTGGTAGAAATCACTATCCCGGATTTTTTCACTCCAAATGGTGATGGGGAAAATGACTTTTGGTCTCCAAAAAATTCCGAACTGTTCCCTGATATCCAAACGCACATTTTTGACCGGTATGGAAGAGAGATCCAGATTTTGGGCACATCGGACGCTTGGGATGGCGAGTATGACTCCAACCCTATGCCATCTGGGGATTACTGGTACATCGCAAGACTAAATGATGGGTCTGGACGTGAATTCGTCGGGCACTTCACATTGTATAGATAA